In a single window of the Drosophila albomicans strain 15112-1751.03 chromosome 3, ASM965048v2, whole genome shotgun sequence genome:
- the LOC117569285 gene encoding uncharacterized protein LOC117569285 yields the protein MKQLSLLALVLAQLLVVINCGVYDYTDTWVLSDKTKKFPDNAVLGGFDPNGYDNFVGRVVYSSSILPARIVAETGSASYNTESLANTATSYELLVANVTMSYHWVHSYDGYREKNAVSVGTSNTNDRVYVCRCRTDGALFIGTLYLPQRSCIVRYGNLPLRQVEKYEVLVRKRKADERSPLIPDGWFPLDV from the coding sequence ATGAAGCAACTCTCGCTTTTAGCTCTCGTCCTGGCCCAGCTTCTGGTTGTCATTAATTGTGGCGTCTACGACTATACAGATACTTGGGTTCTTTCCGACAAGACCAAGAAATTCCCGGATAACGCTGTTCTCGGTGGATTCGATCCCAATGGATACGATAACTTCGTGGGACGCGTTGTCTACAGTTCCTCAATTCTGCCCGCCCGAATTGTGGCCGAGACTGGAAGTGCATCCTACAACACTGAAAGCCTTGCGAATACTGCAACTTCCTACGAATTGTTAGTGGCCAATGTCACCATGAGCTATCACTGGGTGCACAGCTACGATGGCTACAGGGAGAAGAATGCAGTCTCAGTGGGAACGAGCAATACTAACGATCGTGTCTATGTTTGCCGCTGCCGAACTGATGGAGCTCTCTTCATTGGAACTCTTTACCTTCCTCAAAGAAGCTGCATCGTTCGCTATGGAAATCTTCCCTTGAGGCAAGTGGAAAAGTACGAGGTGTTGGTTCGTAAAAGGAAAGCAGATGAGAGGTCTCCACTCATACCAGATGGATGGTTTCCACTcgatgtttaa
- the LOC117569815 gene encoding arylsulfatase B isoform X1 has protein sequence MGSLKLLGLLLSVILCILECQGATQSTKPNIIIILIDDMGFNDVSFHGSNQILTPNIDALAYNGIILNRHYVPNLCTPSRATLLTGKYPIHTGMQHFVQIPDEPWGLPLSERLMPQFFRDAGYATELIGKWHLGFWRQDLTPTMRGFDHHYGYYNGYIDYYDHTHHMLDKNYSSGVDFRRDLKRWHLDNGTYATEAFTNEARRVIEQHDRSRPLFMVLSHLAVHTGNEDQPMQAPPEEVAKFSHISDAKRRTYAGMVSSLDKSVGQTVRALSDRGMLNNSIVLLYSDNGAPTVGIHSNSGSNYPYRGQKESPWEGGIRSAGAIWSPLLEQRGYVSNQVIHAIDWLPTLAAAAGVQLPANLPLDGVNMWPSLSGNLEPQSRRLLHVMDDIFGYSSYMRDNLKYVNGSSFEGRYDNWLGDLPTEEDDPLSAYYAQHVLSSEVQQVLGTRSLTNDRIEQLRADATHRCPSNEQNFTQSIYLCQPLEAPCFFNLAKDPCERYNLANLYPLQLQLLEQEVQQFRINAIDSVRVNTPDLRANPAFHGGYWEWWNDTTITAGSGGSKWNIFNWVWLSCLSCLHVAVKYAL, from the exons ATGGGGTCACTGAAGCTGCTCGGTTTACTGCTGAGTGTGATCCTTTGCATTTTAGAATGTCAAGGAGCAACGCAGTCCACAAAGCCAAATATTATAATCATACTCATAGATGATATg GGCTTCAATGATGTAAGTTTCCATGGCTCAAATCAAATTCTTACGCCCAACATCGATGCTTTGGCCTATAATGGCATTATATTGAATCGACATTATGTGCCCAATCTCTGCACACCTTCGAGAGCAACGCTCCTCACCGGAAAGTATCCCATACACACAG GCATGCAACACTTTGTGCAGATACCCGACGAACCTTGGGGCCTTCCCTTGAGTGAGCGTCTCATGCCGCAGTTTTTCCGGGATGCAGGCTACGCCACAGAGCTGATTGGCAAATGGCATTTGGGTTTCTGGCGTCAGGATCTGACGCCTACAATGCGTGGCTTTGATCATCACTATGGCTACTACAATGGCTACATCGATTACTACGATCACACACATCATATGCTGGACAAGAACTATTCTTCAGGTGTGGATTTCCGCAGGGATCTTAAGCGTTGGCATCTCGATAATGGAACTTATGCCACAGAGGCATTCACAAACGAAGCACGACGTGTAATCGAGCAACATGATCGCAGTCGTCCGCTTTTCATGGTGCTCAGTCATCTGGCCGTGCACACGGGCAACGAGGATCAACCGATGCAGGCGCCTCCTGAGGAGGTGGCAAAGTTCTCTCACATCTCCGATGCTAAGAGACGAACTTATGCGG GCATGGTTTCCAGTCTGGATAAGAGCGTGGGACAAACAGTGCGCGCTCTGTCAGATCGTGGAATGCTCAACAACAGCATTGTGCTGCTCTACTCGGACAACGGCGCTCCCACAGTGGGCATTCACTCGAACTCTGGCTCCAATTATCCCTATCGTGGC CAAAAGGAATCTCCCTGGGAAGGTGGCATACGTTCAGCCGGCGCCATTTGGAGTCCATTGTTGGAGCAACGTGGCTACGTCTCCAATCAAGTGATCCACGCCATCGACTGGCTGCCAActttggcagctgctgcgggAGTTCAGCTTCCGGCCAACCTGCCGCTGGATGGTGTCAACATGTGGCCATCTTTGAGTGGCAATTTGGAGCCGCAGTCGCGGAGATTGCTGCATGTGATGGACGACATTTTTGGCTATTCTTCCTATATGCGTGACAACTTGAAGTACGTGAATGGCAGCAGCTTTGAGGGTCGCTATGACAACTGGCTGGGCGACTTGCCAACTGAGGAGGATGATCCCCTCAGTGCCTACTATGCGCAACATGTGCTCTCCTCGGAGGTGCAACAGGTCCTGGGCACACGATCACTGACCAACGATCGCATCGAACAGCTAAGGGCAGATGCCACACATCGTTGTCCTAGCAATGAACAGAATTTCACGCAATCCATTTATCTGTGTCAGCCTCTTGAGGCGCCATGTTTCTTCAACCTGGCAAAGGATCCGTGTGAGCGTTATAACCTGGCCAATTTGTATcctctgcagctgcagttacTCGAGCAGGAAGTGCAACAGTTTCGCATTAATGCCATCGATAGTGTTCGAGTGAATACGCCTGACTTGCGTGCCAATCCCGCGTTCCATGGCGGCTACTGGGAATGGTGGAATGACACGACAATCACAGCGGGATCTGGGGGATCCAAATGGAACATCTTCAATTGGGTATGGCTCTCTTGTCTCTCTTGTTTACATGTTGCTGTAAAGTATGCTCTTTAg
- the LOC117569816 gene encoding CD151 antigen, producing MGFSSRMDCCGQFVKYSLFIANFVMFVGGAIVFCLTLWTLVDRSFVNELLGTNLFSGAVYVLLVTSVIICLVSFLGCVGAGKEVKCLLLTYFIIVALVFVTMLIGGVLGYVFRERVQQTMRQEMRSTMALYGGRREITQAWDLTQERLQCCGVDTWHDWNRYGPVPESCCQELFGGQRKECTIFPTITNLHNQGCLYVATNFIRDHAAVIGGTSIAVAILMIFGMIFSCLLFNMIE from the exons ATGGGGTTCAGTTCACGCATGGACTGCTGCGGGCAGTTCGTCAAATACAGTTTGTTTATTGCAAACTTTGTGATGTTT GTGGGCGGCGCCATTGTCTTCTGTCTGACACTGTGGACGCTGGTGGATCGCAGCTTTGTGAATGAGCTTTTGGGCACGAATCTGTTCTCTGGCGCTGTTTATGTGTTGCTTGTCACCTCGGTCATCATTTGCCTGGTCTCTTTCCTAGGTTGTGTGGGAGCCGGCAAGGAAGTCAAATGCTTGCTCTTAACG TATTTCATAATCGTAGCTTTGGTTTTCGTGACCATGCTAATTGGCGGTGTTTTGGGCTACGTGTTTCGAGAGCGAGTGCAGCAGACCATGCGACAG GAAATGCGATCAACCATGGCATTGTATGGCGGTCGCCGTGAGATTACACAGGCCTGGGACTTGACGCAGGAGCGTCTGCAGTGCTGCGGTGTCGACACCTGGCATGACTGGAATCGTTATGGCCCCGTGCCGGAGTCGTGCTGTCAGGAACTGTTTGGCGGACAGCGCAAGGAGTGCACCATCTTTCCCACCATCACGAATCTGCACAATCAGGGTTGTCTCTATGTGGCGACAAACTTCATCCGAGATCATGCGGCTGTCATTGGTGGCACATCGATTGCGGTGGCCATATTGATG ATCTTTGGCATGATATTCTCCTGTCTGCTATTCAATATGATAGAATAG
- the LOC117569815 gene encoding arylsulfatase B isoform X2 yields the protein MGSLKLLGLLLSVILCILECQGATQSTKPNIIIILIDDMGFNDVSFHGSNQILTPNIDALAYNGIILNRHYVPNLCTPSRATLLTGKYPIHTGMQHFVQIPDEPWGLPLSERLMPQFFRDAGYATELIGKWHLGFWRQDLTPTMRGFDHHYGYYNGYIDYYDHTHHMLDKNYSSGVDFRRDLKRWHLDNGTYATEAFTNEARRVIEQHDRSRPLFMVLSHLAVHTGNEDQPMQAPPEEVAKFSHISDAKRRTYAGMVSSLDKSVGQTVRALSDRGMLNNSIVLLYSDNGAPTVGIHSNSGSNYPYRGQKESPWEGGIRSAGAIWSPLLEQRGYVSNQVIHAIDWLPTLAAAAGVQLPANLPLDGVNMWPSLSGNLEPQSRRLLHVMDDIFGYSSYMRDNLKYVNGSSFEGRYDNWLGDLPTEEDDPLSAYYAQHVLSSEVQQVLGTRSLTNDRIEQLRADATHRCPSNEQNFTQSIYLCQPLEAPCFFNLAKDPCERYNLANLYPLQLQLLEQEVQQFRINAIDSVRVNTPDLRANPAFHGGYWEWWNDTTITAGSGGSKWNIFNWLPWKRQ from the exons ATGGGGTCACTGAAGCTGCTCGGTTTACTGCTGAGTGTGATCCTTTGCATTTTAGAATGTCAAGGAGCAACGCAGTCCACAAAGCCAAATATTATAATCATACTCATAGATGATATg GGCTTCAATGATGTAAGTTTCCATGGCTCAAATCAAATTCTTACGCCCAACATCGATGCTTTGGCCTATAATGGCATTATATTGAATCGACATTATGTGCCCAATCTCTGCACACCTTCGAGAGCAACGCTCCTCACCGGAAAGTATCCCATACACACAG GCATGCAACACTTTGTGCAGATACCCGACGAACCTTGGGGCCTTCCCTTGAGTGAGCGTCTCATGCCGCAGTTTTTCCGGGATGCAGGCTACGCCACAGAGCTGATTGGCAAATGGCATTTGGGTTTCTGGCGTCAGGATCTGACGCCTACAATGCGTGGCTTTGATCATCACTATGGCTACTACAATGGCTACATCGATTACTACGATCACACACATCATATGCTGGACAAGAACTATTCTTCAGGTGTGGATTTCCGCAGGGATCTTAAGCGTTGGCATCTCGATAATGGAACTTATGCCACAGAGGCATTCACAAACGAAGCACGACGTGTAATCGAGCAACATGATCGCAGTCGTCCGCTTTTCATGGTGCTCAGTCATCTGGCCGTGCACACGGGCAACGAGGATCAACCGATGCAGGCGCCTCCTGAGGAGGTGGCAAAGTTCTCTCACATCTCCGATGCTAAGAGACGAACTTATGCGG GCATGGTTTCCAGTCTGGATAAGAGCGTGGGACAAACAGTGCGCGCTCTGTCAGATCGTGGAATGCTCAACAACAGCATTGTGCTGCTCTACTCGGACAACGGCGCTCCCACAGTGGGCATTCACTCGAACTCTGGCTCCAATTATCCCTATCGTGGC CAAAAGGAATCTCCCTGGGAAGGTGGCATACGTTCAGCCGGCGCCATTTGGAGTCCATTGTTGGAGCAACGTGGCTACGTCTCCAATCAAGTGATCCACGCCATCGACTGGCTGCCAActttggcagctgctgcgggAGTTCAGCTTCCGGCCAACCTGCCGCTGGATGGTGTCAACATGTGGCCATCTTTGAGTGGCAATTTGGAGCCGCAGTCGCGGAGATTGCTGCATGTGATGGACGACATTTTTGGCTATTCTTCCTATATGCGTGACAACTTGAAGTACGTGAATGGCAGCAGCTTTGAGGGTCGCTATGACAACTGGCTGGGCGACTTGCCAACTGAGGAGGATGATCCCCTCAGTGCCTACTATGCGCAACATGTGCTCTCCTCGGAGGTGCAACAGGTCCTGGGCACACGATCACTGACCAACGATCGCATCGAACAGCTAAGGGCAGATGCCACACATCGTTGTCCTAGCAATGAACAGAATTTCACGCAATCCATTTATCTGTGTCAGCCTCTTGAGGCGCCATGTTTCTTCAACCTGGCAAAGGATCCGTGTGAGCGTTATAACCTGGCCAATTTGTATcctctgcagctgcagttacTCGAGCAGGAAGTGCAACAGTTTCGCATTAATGCCATCGATAGTGTTCGAGTGAATACGCCTGACTTGCGTGCCAATCCCGCGTTCCATGGCGGCTACTGGGAATGGTGGAATGACACGACAATCACAGCGGGATCTGGGGGATCCAAATGGAACATCTTCAATTGG CTTCCATGGAAACGACAATAG